One segment of Rubripirellula amarantea DNA contains the following:
- a CDS encoding phytoene desaturase — MSSRKVVVVGAGPGGLASAMQLAKAGCDVTVLERRGKVGGRTSAIEIEGFRFDCGPTFFLYPRVLGEIFRSVGYELADEVPMHRLDPQYRLTFGGGGQLDCTPDMDEMDRQIAKFAPSDVGALRRYMDDNRVKLEKFRPILESPFSSPMDLLRPSVLGAARHLHPMRSLGTELERYFKDPRLVIAFAFQAKYLGMSPFQCPSLFSILSFLEYEHGVWHPEGGCSRVSERMAELAEEMGVKFRLNESVTSVEMQGRQLTALHTDSDRYEADAFVVNADFADWMSKTVPNETRKRWSNEKLAQKKYSCSTYMLYLGIEGSYDLPHHNIHISEDYERNLREIEIEQVLSKDPSFYVQNPCVTDLSLAPSGMSSLYVLVPVTHESKHVNWKTEADGFRELTLDKLAAIGMDDIRDRIRVEHRITPDDWQNQYAIYKGATFNLAHNLGQMLHNRPHNRFEEMDGVYLVGGGTHPGSGLPVIYESSRITTRLLLDDLGMSTQFIDEGTKMKVSGFETPVFA, encoded by the coding sequence TTGTCAAGTCGTAAAGTGGTCGTTGTCGGTGCTGGACCGGGAGGTCTCGCTTCCGCGATGCAACTCGCTAAAGCGGGTTGCGATGTGACTGTGCTCGAACGACGCGGCAAGGTGGGCGGCCGAACGTCGGCGATCGAAATCGAAGGGTTTCGATTCGACTGCGGTCCGACGTTCTTTTTGTACCCACGCGTGCTGGGCGAAATCTTTCGATCGGTCGGTTACGAATTGGCCGATGAAGTGCCAATGCACCGACTTGATCCGCAGTATCGTTTAACGTTTGGTGGCGGCGGTCAGCTCGATTGCACCCCTGACATGGACGAAATGGATCGACAGATCGCCAAATTTGCGCCGTCGGATGTCGGCGCACTTCGGCGATACATGGACGACAACCGAGTCAAACTCGAAAAGTTTCGTCCGATCCTCGAATCGCCGTTCAGTTCCCCGATGGATTTGCTTCGTCCTTCGGTGCTTGGGGCAGCACGCCATCTTCATCCGATGCGTTCCTTAGGAACCGAACTAGAGCGGTACTTCAAAGATCCTCGCCTAGTAATCGCGTTCGCATTCCAGGCTAAATACTTGGGGATGTCGCCGTTTCAATGTCCGAGCTTGTTCAGCATTTTGTCGTTCCTTGAATACGAGCACGGCGTCTGGCATCCCGAGGGTGGATGCAGCCGAGTTAGCGAACGAATGGCCGAGCTTGCCGAGGAAATGGGAGTTAAGTTTCGACTTAACGAATCGGTGACATCGGTGGAAATGCAAGGTCGCCAACTGACAGCTTTGCATACCGATAGTGACCGATACGAAGCGGATGCGTTTGTGGTCAACGCGGACTTTGCTGACTGGATGAGCAAGACGGTTCCGAATGAAACTCGGAAACGTTGGAGCAACGAGAAGCTCGCGCAGAAGAAATATTCGTGCAGCACTTACATGCTCTACCTTGGCATTGAAGGTAGCTACGACCTGCCGCACCACAACATTCATATCTCCGAAGACTACGAAAGGAATCTTCGTGAGATTGAGATCGAACAAGTGCTCAGCAAAGATCCATCGTTCTATGTGCAGAACCCATGTGTGACCGATTTGTCGTTGGCACCATCGGGAATGAGTTCGCTGTACGTGTTGGTTCCTGTCACGCATGAGAGCAAGCATGTTAATTGGAAGACGGAAGCGGACGGTTTCCGTGAACTCACCCTCGACAAACTAGCGGCAATCGGAATGGATGACATCCGCGACCGCATTCGTGTCGAGCATCGGATCACGCCGGACGATTGGCAAAATCAATACGCGATCTACAAAGGTGCAACGTTCAACCTAGCGCACAACCTTGGCCAAATGCTTCACAACCGTCCACACAACCGGTTCGAAGAAATGGATGGTGTCTATTTGGTCGGCGGTGGGACTCATCCTGGCAGTGGGCTTCCCGTGATCTACGAGTCGAGTCGAATTACCACTCGATTGCTACTCGATGACCTTGGGATGTCGACTCAGTTCATCGACGAGGGAACGAAAATGAAAGTCAGTGGATTCGAGACACCGGTATTTGCGTGA
- a CDS encoding ECF-type sigma factor produces MENERHEVSMLLQQVKNGDETARQRLFAELQSELRDMAGAMMHRERPDHTLQATALVNEACIRLLDSDAAENATDRRYLFGMANRAMRQILIDHARARKTTKRGGEFKRGSLDIVLENFEASNHCQFEQLEEALEKLGQDSPRQREVVELRFFSGLSIPEVAEILEVSEGTVERDWRLARAKLFDQLRS; encoded by the coding sequence ATGGAAAACGAGCGTCACGAAGTTTCAATGTTGCTGCAGCAAGTCAAGAATGGCGACGAGACAGCAAGGCAACGATTATTCGCAGAACTGCAGAGTGAACTTCGTGACATGGCCGGTGCGATGATGCACCGCGAGCGTCCTGATCATACGCTGCAAGCGACGGCGTTGGTCAACGAAGCCTGCATTCGTTTACTCGATTCGGATGCCGCCGAGAACGCCACTGATCGGCGATATCTTTTCGGAATGGCGAATCGTGCCATGAGGCAAATCCTGATCGATCATGCTCGCGCCAGAAAAACCACAAAGCGAGGCGGTGAATTCAAACGAGGCTCGCTGGATATCGTTCTAGAGAACTTCGAAGCGAGCAATCATTGTCAGTTTGAACAGCTCGAAGAAGCACTGGAAAAACTCGGGCAAGATTCGCCGCGACAACGAGAGGTCGTCGAACTGCGATTCTTCTCGGGTTTGTCCATTCCCGAAGTTGCCGAAATCCTCGAAGTGAGCGAAGGAACCGTCGAGCGAGATTGGCGATTGGCTCGAGCTAAGCTGTTTGATCAACTGCGTAGTTGA